tagggATAATCCACAGGGAGGGTACATAGTCTGACCAGGGGTCCGTTTTTCAGTACATTCCTACCGCAATATTGTAAAGGGCATTGATTAATGTGTAAAATTTACCGGTATCgtttttatcattattactgTGTATTGTGATGCCTGCAGAACCCTTCCCCATCTTGGGGGTCGGTCATGGCAGTCGAGATTCACTGGGTTAATGTGCATTCAATGCATAACGCTGGCAGCAAAGTTGATTACATTGAATATTTTGGTTCATCAGAGAGCCGGACTTCTCACATGTAATGATGTGACGCAGGCACAGAAAGTAGAAAGGAAGCTGATTTGCATTCCCTTGATATTTGTGTTATTACGCATGTGGGGGACCATAAGATTTTTCCTGTTGGTTGCAAAGGGACCAGAATACCAGTCGAGTGATTTGCTGCTTATTTTGCAGGtcagtattttaaaattttattgcatTAAAGAAAACATGATGGCAGAGACACATAAGTTTACCAAACTCATCAAAACAATCTTGTTAATAATCTTTACCAAGTTTTAACAGCTAGTTCACTCTTCCAGAGTGTTCAAAGTTAGTATGTTTAACTTGCCTTTCTTGATGTTTCCAAATTAATCGACTGCCCAGTGGTGGGAATTGAAAGAATCAATTGAAAGtatatactctgacaaaagTCAAGATAGTTTAGGCTGCTGCCATTTTGACTTTAATAAAATGTTCCTGTCAGGTAAACAGTACCTGTTTCCGCAGAAATATAAATACTCTAAACAATAAAAAGCagatataaagaaaaaaaaggagccAAAAAATAGGGAGTGCCTAGCATGGTTCTATTCACcaccacccaccccccccccccttccccttcccTGGATTCGCCCCTGCTGCCCTACTAACAGACTCGCTGACTGACCCAACTGAAAACAACTATTTAACTGATGTATCACCAGTCATTGACTAACTTGCTGACTGCTTACCAATAGACCCACCCAGAGTGTCTCCAGTGACTAACGGAGTGACTCAGACTGTTGGGCAGACACACTGAAAAAGCAACAGGCCAACTGATTAAGTGGTTGTCTTTATTGTTACAGGGTATAGGAGACAATGCTCCTGGGTTTGCCAACTTTctcctcttctttctttttactgaaaaatgcCTTGGGAACTTTCGCTTGTGGATTACCTGCAGTTCAACCTGTTTTTCAAGAAATAATCACTGTCCTAGCTCCTCAACGGTGTTCAGAGACGCATCACAGGAACCACTTGTCCAGCACAACGAgataaacaataaaaacaatccTTCACTTCAGGATTCTAAGAATTATTTGGCCATATGAAACTGAACATTTGAGTGCTTGATCCTGAGATGCCCATACTATACAGACCAAATACCTGACAACTAAATAGCCTGGGAACACAGGCGTATTTCCGgtggtcgtttctctcccccgaaaaatagGGAGAGAGAACGATCGCCGGAAATatgtctgcgttcgcaggctaacaACTGAAATAATGCTTTTCTGTAACTCGTAGTTTATCGCTAATGGCTTACGAACTCGACCAATCCTTGTTTTGATTATTCATGACTCATGCTTTCAAGCATGATTGCAGACAAGGGATCCAACCACATGTTAGCTGTTATCATTATTTATGACAACTTTATTTAGCATAACTAAATATAGTTGTTAAATGTACGGAGTCTCATACAAGGTTAATTTTCACCAAGGGTGGTATTGCTGTATGCTAAAACTACAGTGTACTATTCTTCAACaacttttcattatttatttttatttttttcatttaagctacatgtacagaGTCACAgtactacatgtagttttagtactagtagtagtaatagtagtaatagCAGCAGACTATAGCAGCTACAGTAGTGGTACTACTGTACCTGTAGTGGTAGTAGCTACTGGTAGTGGTACCGGTAGTagtactaccactaccactactacatgtatgtattaCTACCACTATTACAGGGAGCAGATACATAATACCTTACTGATATTAATCACTTTGTGCATTACTATGTTACTTGCATAGCATGTATTACATCTATTTAAATTCATGCAtacctttcatcatcttcattCCAAAGAAAGACAACTGggaccatttttttttcaaatttgtcaaGGGACTGGGCACCTATCTCAAAAGCAAAtgtgatgcaaaagtaaataaaatattgaAAGACAGTTTGTAGGAAGCTGGATGCAACAAAGTGCAGCTATTTTcgcaataaagtgaaggggTAGGACTGAGCTCCTGCAGCAGACTCGTTTattctgagtttgaggcctcaaaagtAAAGGCAAAACTATAAAAAGGCGATATTAAATACcgaaaaactaaaactttattcaaataattcgatctattagctttaatatgatatagtttgaccctatacaaaaaatagTGGCGCAACAATTTCAGACACagacacctcattttcctttaccaaGACCTTGCAGCTTGAGGGGCTTGTTTCTTTGTTCATATGAGATGTCTTTTCCAAGAACCCATCTAGTTACATTGCGTTGGACATGTTCCAATTTTTGAATTAGCTCATATGTTTGATGGGGATTCTACACTTGACATACATACTCGTCGTCGAGTATTGGGTGCACCATCTCTTTATAACCAACATCCAAAGCTTCTGACTTCTTCTCAAAAGTCTGTTTATTAAAGTAATCCAAGCAACCTGTTTGATTTTGCAACAACAGCAAATATGTGTGACTTCCATGATAGATCTTCCAACAGAAGTACTCCAAGGTGCTTATGTGCCTGTACTTGTTGTAATTGCTTGTAAGCGGCACCATTCATAGACTTGCACCGAGCTTTCTTGCACTAAATTGGATGTTGAAGTGGGTGAAGTGCTTTCATGGACCTGACATCATCTGCAAATATGACTCAGTGTAGGGCTTGATAGAAAACTAGGAATGTCTGCATTCACAGACATGTGTAAAATAAATAGGAGGGGACCCATTATATACTTTCCTTAACTTTCTTTCGATATGGATTTACTGTGAAGCTGTTTCACTTCCATCAATTCTGCAGACGATTCATAATCTTGTGATTATCAACTTTTATCACAGATTTAACTTGTCGATTGACAATTATTGAAAAATATTAAGTATTATCAACTTATCGACTACGTTTTCAATGATTGATTTTGATCGAAATGTTATGCCCTGCATAAAGCATGCTAACAAAATCCGTACCTTGCTTGGCTGGCATTtgtgagcgttaaaatagaattttcggtcctgtGTTTCTGACAGCAAGTCGTATACTTTGAGGTCTCAcatccagacactaaccccACCGGACAGGCAGGGCAAAAAACTTTCACTCGTCCGCTCGTCTGAGACGAGTATGTCTTGCTCTCGGACGAGTGCATTTCCAAAACCACTTGTCCGACTGGACGAGTACAATTAACAAGAATAatatttgtcttgtttttcacTGAGTTCAGTTTTAAGTTTCCCAAGCATCTCTGGACTTCGTAAACTTGCCTGATTTCCGCGAATTCCGCTTTCTTCTCACTCATAAACTTACCCGTTTTCCGAGAATTTGGCGTTGATGTTTTCAAGAAGACTGGTAACTACATTCCATATTTGGAAACTAAGTTATGGTAAACaaggacggcgacggcaacgagaacgatGTCAGCAAATTTACTTGACTTGTGGAAAATTGGTGGTAAACGAAAAGCCGAATCCTCCACAGACCAAAATCCAAGCAgcgaaaaagcgaaaaaaaatgaACGACGAATTAGGAAATTCCAACCAGCATGGAAAAAAGAATTTCCGTGGGTTGAGTATAACGAGGAGAAGATCGAAATGTTCTGTGTAGTATGTCGTAAATACCCGACGGTGGCCGATAAAGGGAGCCGGCTTTATACAGGAATTAATGGGTCTTCCAATACTGGTTTTCGCCGCGATTCTCTTTCAAGTCATGACAAGAGCCAATCTCATTACTTTTGTCTTCAACGAGCGAAAAACGAAGAAAGACCAGAGCAGGCGCCGTTGGAGCAAATAAGCCGGAAAATGGACAAGGAATCTAAgggcaaacttgaaaaacttttcAACACGGCACATTTCGTTGCGAAAGAAAAACTGGCCATGGCAAAGTTCCCTAGTCTATGtgatcttcaagaaaaaaatggattGGATGTCGGGAAGCACTACAGAAATGCGGCCGCCTGTAAAACATTCATCGGTGCGATTGCTGATTCGGAAAGAAACGAGACACGAAATGACATCCACAATTCcaattttttctctgttttatcTGATGGAAGCACCGATTCTGGAGTAATTGAACAGGAATCTGTATTTGTGCGATATATCAAGGAAGGGAATGTAAAGACAACGTTGGCGGACATAGTTGATCTCGAGTCTGGAAATGCGGAAGGTAAGCTTAATTAAAATGTCTCGCGTTGAATTCCCACGTGCCCATTCACTGAAACATCCAGTTGGcttgcttttcttttacaaCGCCGGGTGAATGGAAATGTCGCATTGTGATATATTTACCTATGATGAAAGAAAAGCGTGATGATGTTAAGAAATCTTAAATAATATCTTACTCAGTCATTCAAACTCTTTAATGTAGAACACAGATTCCCAACAGGTGTATAGCTCGGTGGAAAACCCTTTGCAAGCAActtgtttctaaaaatagagCGATTTCCCGCGCTAAATGtgtgttttattttcttgaaattttggaaaaaaaactgtaacgcaattattaaaaaattaataatcacaGCATAAAAATTTGCCCTTTAGCATTGTCTTTAGTATTGTTGCAACAAACACAAGTTCGtttctttgagttgtgttgAAATATCTTCCCAATTTTTACCTATTAGTTGTATTGCGTTTAATCTTGGCAGGTGTTCTGGGAGGGATAGACAAAGCCCTTTCACGTGTGGGAGTAACAGTGGaaactcaaagtaaaaaaatggTGGGGTCGAATTTTGACGGTGCATCCGTGATGATGGGTCAAAAGACAGGGGTTGCAACACGACTGAAAGAGCGGATTGGAAACCACCATGTCACTACTCACTGCGTCGCACACAACCTTGAGTTAGCGATAGCAGATGCTATTAAAGAAGTATCTCACTACAGCAAATTTGAGGAAACTGTGAAAGGGATTTTTAAGTTCTACTTTTATTCgccaaagaaaagaagagaactttcacaaattagtgaattacttgaGGAGGATAGGGTTCGCTATGGTGGTGTAAAATGTATCCGTTGGTTAGCGAGTCAACACAGGGCTCTGTTGGCACTCCAGAAGCATTACGCTGTTACTGTTTACCACCTTGAGAATACCACTTCAAGTAGCAAAGGTGAGGACGGAGCCAAGGCAAAGGGGTACCTGAAAGAATTGAAGACCGAGCGTTTTGTCAAGATGCTGCACTACATGGTTGATGTGACTGCAATACTTGGACGTCTGTCAAAGCAGTTCCAATATGAAGACCTCTTCATTACGGACATCATTTGCAAAGTCGACAAGGCTAAGCTGCAGCTAGAGGATCTGAAGAAGAATGTTGGAGAGTGCTacaaatccttttccagcaactATGATACCCAGACCGGTAACTTCAAATGTGGGAAGAATGGTGACCAGGTGGTTAAGCTGTCAAACACTGGCGTGAACAtggaggggcactttaacaaacTTCTCACTGACATCTGCAACTACACCGACAGTAGATTTGAGTCTCTCACAACTCCGCCGATCAGCTGCTTCCAAAGTTTTGATTTCAGGATTTGGCCCCAAAGCAGAAGCGACCTGCTGCATCATGGTGATGGAGACATCAAAACACTGGTCGCTCACTTTTCCAATGTTCTACCAGATGAGACAAGTAATGGTGCtctggatcagtggcttgatttGAAGCTCTTACTCTCACAGCCTGCACAAAGAAAGTTACTTCCGCATGAAGTGTATTCTTCGTTGCTGGCAAACAAGCCAAACAACCTGTCCCACATCCTTCTAGTTGTAGAAATCATGATGGTCTTATCAGCTTCAACTGCAGTCTGCGAGAGGTCCTTTTCGGCCATGAACCGGATTAAGACTAACCTCAAAACTAACATGAAGCAGGAAACACTGCAGGatttgttgcttgtttcaacGGCAAGTCCTGATGTCAAGGAGTTCTCGCCAGAAGAAGCTATTAGCGTCTGGATCGGCAGCGGCAAGAACAAGAGACACTTCGTCTCTTCTGATGTCCAGCACAACACCGCTGATCGATCAGCTGTTACAGCAGAAGCTGAAGATGCTGAACTAGAGGAACGTCCACCTCTTCCTGCTCTCCCTGCCCTGGATGAGCCTTGATGTGCCTTAAGATGCTGAACAGTCACATTTTGTTGATATTTATAGAACTTTCAGCTTGTTATCTCTGTAGAAAAGTAGTCATAGAATTCAGATGATTCAGATGATTATATATCAGTGTCCTGTCCTCAGAATATTGCTGCTTTAGTGCTATTTATCTATTTCAACTTACTTTGCAAGTTTAATGCCTCGGACAATTattatacagtacatgtacataaagcATGCGAGTAACCCAGGTCTGTGTGTGCATGAAATAGTGTTGTACTAAAATGTCCGTGGTTTAAGAAACAACGTTAATAAAAATCAGATCAgttgttaaaataaaaaggaaagatCCTGTTCATTATACAATTTGTTTTACAGCTACATTTTTTAAtaattcattttttaatttattcattcttTGGACGAGTGAATTTCACTTTCGGACAACCAAAATCTGAGTGGCACTTGTCCAATGGAcaagtggaaagaaaaaaaagttttttgcccTGACAGGGTTAgcttaaatgattttttttttatttgggaagctgtcagacgctcagagtacacgctcaATTAAATTTTCTgtaaaaaagaagttgaagggaacttcatgtcagcctcAAAGCCAAATTGAATGTTACGTGATTaatcttctcaaggggctaagACATTTACCATCATGATGGCACAATTATTgtatgaggttgagcatgatagcgataattatcaactGAGCGCAAAAGTTTGTGTTGTCTGCCAAAGCCgaaggcggataacacaaactgaggccttgataattatcgctatcatgcaaaaaccgaatccaataattgttttattatgcaatTACTCCTGAGCTACACTTGTAAAGGAGAGGACTGACTCAttcatttctttggatgagcagCAAATCAAATAATGTTTGTGCGggtggcagagtcttctttcctcttctctgctggttagtgtgttaggcgacatcacttctgcatgcataaaactattgccTGTAGGTATGACCTCAATTCTTCAtgtataaaatctattgtctgtaggtatgacgtaagagaaacagagcaagcaagaattagctgcatgcttatagccaatcaaactagagctggtgacaccaatgtatcaATTGTAATAATGATTtatgataccaaaacaatattgtgtactattagagctaacTATTATGCAAAGACAAATTGACTatactggaaaacaaaacgcagctcagttgacagttatggaataaagcactgtgtcaagttattgcactaccacacgtacgcaatgtgTGCCTATTTTTTAATTGGGTGTTTGGCAGACATCTTACGACAGTGGATGGACCAGTGACTGTAACTAATGTTCACGAATTTCAGATGAATAGCAGGTCACTCACTCAAATATTTCAGGAATTTTTTTGAGTCCTTTTACGTCATATTTAACATGAGGTAAAAGAACCTAAACAGTAAACAGCTAGTCAGTCACTATGCATAATCTACTTTCCAAAGTCTTGTAGGGTGTTCATAGTTTCCTCAATTGACAATGACCTAGGAAACTAATACCTTGCAGAAATAAAGCAATCAAAGCCATGCACATACAATTCATTTCAAAACCATAATATCACTAAGTGGTTTTCTTTTGATGCATGGTACTGTTGCATCATCTGCAGGGTAACCAACAGGAAGAAGTAGAATCAGCTTTTCATTGACTTTTCTTCCCAGCAAATCTCGCAAACGAGGTCCAGCATTCAT
Above is a window of Montipora capricornis isolate CH-2021 chromosome 6, ASM3666992v2, whole genome shotgun sequence DNA encoding:
- the LOC138052758 gene encoding zinc finger protein 862-like, which produces MSANLLDLWKIGGKRKAESSTDQNPSSEKAKKNERRIRKFQPAWKKEFPWVEYNEEKIEMFCVVCRKYPTVADKGSRLYTGINGSSNTGFRRDSLSSHDKSQSHYFCLQRAKNEERPEQAPLEQISRKMDKESKGKLEKLFNTAHFVAKEKLAMAKFPSLCDLQEKNGLDVGKHYRNAAACKTFIGAIADSERNETRNDIHNSNFFSVLSDGSTDSGVIEQESVFVRYIKEGNVKTTLADIVDLESGNAEGVLGGIDKALSRVGVTVETQSKKMVGSNFDGASVMMGQKTGVATRLKERIGNHHVTTHCVAHNLELAIADAIKEVSHYSKFEETVKGIFKFYFYSPKKRRELSQISELLEEDRVRYGGVKCIRWLASQHRALLALQKHYAVTVYHLENTTSSSKGEDGAKAKGYLKELKTERFVKMLHYMVDVTAILGRLSKQFQYEDLFITDIICKVDKAKLQLEDLKKNVGECYKSFSSNYDTQTGNFKCGKNGDQVVKLSNTGVNMEGHFNKLLTDICNYTDSRFESLTTPPISCFQSFDFRIWPQSRSDLLHHGDGDIKTLVAHFSNVLPDETSNGALDQWLDLKLLLSQPAQRKLLPHEVYSSLLANKPNNLSHILLVVEIMMVLSASTAVCERSFSAMNRIKTNLKTNMKQETLQDLLLVSTASPDVKEFSPEEAISVWIGSGKNKRHFVSSDVQHNTADRSAVTAEAEDAELEERPPLPALPALDEP